CTTCAAAGAAGTCTTTTCCCTTTCCCTGGGATATCTCTTCTAAGAACGCGCGTTTTTTCCCGCTTCCGCCCGCGGCATAGCCGATCCCCCACTCCGCAGCCCGTTTGATGAGGTCTATGCACTCGCCGGCGGAAAACTCCGGGTGGTTCCTGACTCTCCAGACCGCCGCCCGCACCGCGCGCTCCGTGCCAAAGGGATTGCTCCACACAGGATAGCCGGACAGGTTCAGTATGGATTCGCACTCGCCGCTGTGCGGGCAGGATACGCCTGCCATTCTACTGACATCTTACAGCCCGTCCACCCACTTTGCAAGCATGTTTCGCCGACCCAACCCCGATGAAGTAAATGTAAAGGTTCCCCGAAATTTGCATAGGGTTAACCCGGGCTTCCGCATAATTACCGCACCTTACCAGACATAGCAAAAGAGACGACTTTCGTCGTCTCTTTTGCTATCATGTGGGATGAAAGTGCGATATTCCTCACTCAAACCTCTGCGCCCGGCGGATTTAAAAACAGGATATCATTCTCCTTACATACTTTCTCAATCACCGCCTGCAGCGATTTTGCATCAACCGTCTCTGCATTCAATATCACATTTAGCGCGCAGGGTCCATATTCAACCAACTCGAACCACACATCGTACTTCCCGGCATCAACCGCTTCCGCGGCGCCCTTCGCATTATGAATCATCAATGCGTCTGGCAGCAGATAGAAATGGAAGTAGCAGTAATCCCACGTGCGGATTTCGTGGTTAGCCCAAAATGCGGTGGCATCAAAGCCCTGCGTCAGAATCAGCAGCTCCTTCTCTTCCTTTGCGTACATTAAGTTGGAAGGAAATCCTAAGTTTTTCAAAAAACGGCGGTATTGCACCGCAAAATATTCCGGTTGGAATTTTTCCTTTTCAGAAAAATTTTTATCGGAGATAAATTTTGTAAGAACCTGTCTGGAACCGCAGAAGCGCTTCATAATCTCCATACTAAGCTTTACGATCCGATAGTCGTCCTCACCCACATTAGAGCTAAACTCGTATTGGGCATGCGTATTCGGAACTGCTCTGCCAGAATCCACTCCACAATTATAAAAGTGCAGGCTCCCGTCCGGCGGCCATTCATTTTCCGTATAGCCGTCCGGCACTGGCCGCCACGGACAGTGTCTTTTTGCCTATCTTTCGATCCGCATCCTTTAAATCCGCGTCAATCGCAGTCCCAAGTTCCAGCGCGTCCAACGCAATCCCGCCGACCAGCAGCACCTTTCCCGCAATGCGGACCTTTTTACCGGTTGCCTTCAAGTCCTTCAACATATCGTAGGCTGTATCGCTCAAGGGGTAGTGGTTGTATTGCTTCTGAAGCCAAATATGAAAATTAGTGGCATTTTTACCAAAATCAACGTTGACATGGTTATAATTCATTGGGCGTTTAACACCACGATAAAAAACGTCTTTAATTGAGCCATTGGACTTTATATGAGGCGGATCAACTCGAAAATAGTGAAAATGAGTCTCCGCATTTCGAATTGTATTGTTGACGCCACTGAAGCTGTTTTCAATCTCCAGCGTTATGAAATGGTTTTTCAGCGGGTCAATCCAGGCCAGGGTCGGTACCGCTCCGTGCTCCAGATTCCTCAAGAACCTTTCCCATGCCTCCAGCGTCTTCTTCCCGTAGACCCCGTCCTCGGTCAGGTGCTCTCCCACGCCTATCTGGTTCAGCTTGCTTTGAAGCTGCCGGATTTTTGACGGGTCGCCGCCCACGAACCACGCAAGCCTTTCAATTTTTCCGCCCAATGAGCCGATTCCCGCGCCGCAGCGCCCCAACTCGACCGCCGCAAGCTTCAGCGCCCGCTCGGTCTCATCGGTGATGTAGCTGTTCTCCCGTTCGCCGCGCTCCAAATCCCGCTCCATCTGGCGGGCGATCCCTTCTACAGACTCCTTCAGCGCTCCGGCGTAATCCGCTCCTCCCCAGCGGGCGCTGTTGTCTGCCGGTAGCTCCCTTAGAAATACCTCCCCCTCCATGTGGGACAGGTACTTGTTCCCGCCTATGACATGGCCGCAGCCGCCCCGCACCTCTGGCTCCCAGCCGTTTTCATACGCCTTGATAACCTCTTCAAAGAAGTCTTTTCCCTTTCCCTGGGATATCTCTTCTAAGAACGCGCGGTTTTTCCCGCTTCCGCCCGCGGCATAGCCGCTCCCCCACTCCGCAGCCCGTTTGATGAGGTCTATGCACTCGCCGGCGGAAAACTCCGGGTGGTTCCTGACTCTCCAGACCGCCGCCCGCACCGCGCGCTCCGTGCCAAAGGGATTGCTCCACACAAGATAGCCGGACAGGTTCAGTATAGATTCGCACTCGCCGCTGTGCGGGCAGGATACGCCTGCCATTCTACTGACATCATACAGGCCACGCACCTGCTTTGCAAGTGCATTTCGTGCGCTGGATTCGATTTTATGAATCCGAACGCCCCTGTGTAATTTGCACGAAAGAGTCATAAAATAAATACTTCCGCATAATTACCGCACCGCATCGGATATAATAAAAGAGACGACTTTCCCCGCCTCCTAATAAGAAAACATGAAAAAGTCAGTAAAATCAATGTTTTCAAAGGCAGGGAACACGGTACGAAGTCAAAAAATCTCATACTGACAGGCACGAAGGGCGCTGATTTTCACATCAGCGCCCTTTTCCTGTCCCCACGCCATAGGCAGCCGCCCTATGGCGTTTTTTCATATCCGTACCTATACTCACCTGAAAAATGTATCAATTAGGGTGCGAAAACCTCTGTTTTTTCCTCTCAGAGCGCCGCTTGAAAGGCGGCGTGGGTGTTTTCCCATGGGAAGCGTCCGGGAGGCAGGACAGGGGCTTTTTTGCGCCAAAATCAACACTTTTCAAAACCAGAGAAAGGAGGCGCCGGATATGGCAGTTTTCCGCATCGAAAAGACCAGAGATTACACGGTCATGTCCAACTACCACCTGCGGGACAGGTCGCTGTCCCTGAAAGCGAAGGGGCTGCTGTCCCTCATGCTGTCGCTGCCGGAGGACTGGGACTACACCATGAAGGGGCTTGCCCGCATCTGCAAGGACGGCATCGACAGCATCAGCGGTGGGATACGGGAGCTGGAGGCGCACG
This window of the Dysosmobacter acutus genome carries:
- a CDS encoding peptidoglycan-binding domain-containing protein — translated: MAGVSCPHSGECESILNLSGYLVWSNPFGTERAVRAAVWRVRNHPEFSAGECIDLIKRAAEWGSGYAAGGSGKNRAFLEEISQGKGKDFFEEVIKAYENGWEPEVRGGCGHVIGGNKYLSHMEGEVFLRELPADNSARWGGADYAGALKESVEGIARQMERDLERGERENSYITDETERALKLAAVELGRCGAGIGSLGGKIERLAWFVGGDPSKIRQLQSKLNQIGVGEHLTEDGVYGKKTLEAWERFLRNLEHGAVPTLAWIDPLKNHFITLEIENSFSGVNNTIRNAETHFHYFRVDPPHIKSNGSIKDVFYRGVKRPMNYNHVNVDFGKNATNFHIWLQKQYNHYPLSDTAYDMLKDLKATGKKVRIAGKVLLVGGIALDALELGTAIDADLKDADRKIGKKTLSVAASAGRLYGK